Proteins co-encoded in one Papaver somniferum cultivar HN1 chromosome 5, ASM357369v1, whole genome shotgun sequence genomic window:
- the LOC113279079 gene encoding uncharacterized protein LOC113279079: MAIKDLQKQMGQLTTDMNQLKAQTSTKLSSQTFVNLIENVNAMLLRSGKQTEEPKKQEKVSHDLEKDVEVETVPKENPTSTGQPKDTIPNFTTPPFPSRFVKSKKQVQDEEILDILRKLQINIPFIEAIRLVPRYAKVLRDLCTKNERLIPNEITQVGESASAMLLKKMPAKCKDLGGFTVPITIGTKRFERALLDLGASVSVMSIDVYDSLNLGPLKETGIVIQLDNKSNIYPKGLMENVLVQVNELIFLVDFFVVDMHNGDNCSSTSLLLGRPFMKTGKTKIDVDSGTLTMEFDKEIIHFNIFEAMQYPSDVHSVFSIDVVDSLDHKVFDDRGSKLDSHNLPLLDMDLDAEFLENCGAFAPQQKFQFDTSTCMPLPIIDEIVLYFVVQALKLEPKPPYHFTYPYLGDGEKHKELWEVQSDKVNVDSLEFHDLLPLEE, encoded by the coding sequence ATGGCTATAAAAGACTTGCAAAAACAGATGGGACAGTTGACTACAGATATGAATCAACTAAAAGCACAGACTTCGACAAAGTTGTCATCACAAACTTTTGTGAATCTAATAGAGAATGTTAATGCAATGCTTTTGAGGAGTGGTAAGCAAACAGAAGAGCCAAAGAAACAAGAAAAGGTTAGTCACGACTTGGAAAAGGATGTAGAGGTGGAAACCGTtccaaaggaaaatccaacctcaaccggccaacctaaggacacgatTCCTAATTTTACcacacctccttttcctagtcgttttgtgAAGTCTAAGAAGCAAGTTCAAGATGAGGAGATTCTAGATATTTTGCGCAAGCTACAAATCAATATCCCATTTATTGAAGCCATCAgattggtacccaggtatgccaaggttttgaggGATTTGTGTACAAAGAATGAGAGGTTGATTCCTAATGAAATCACTCAGGTGGGCGAAAGTGCTTCTGCTATGTTACTtaagaagatgcctgcaaagtgCAAAGATCTTGGGGGTTTCAccgtgccaattactattggtaccaAGAGGTTTGAGCGTGCTttacttgatttgggagcttccgtAAGCGTTATGTCaatcgatgtttatgattctttgaacctGGGGCCTTTAAAAGAGACAGGGATTGTCATTCAACTAGAtaataagtctaacatatatcctaagggactcatGGAAAACGTTttggtgcaagtgaatgaacTGATCTTTCTGGTTGATTTCTTTGTAGTGGATATGcataatggagataattgttcgtctacttcattacttcttggtAGACCATTTATGAAAACtggaaagacgaagattgatgtcgaTAGTGGGACACTTACTATGGAGTTTGATAAAGAAATTATACACTTtaatatttttgaagcaatgCAGTATCCGAGTGATGTCCACTCTGTCTTCTCTATTGATGTTGTTGATTCGTTAGATCATAAGGTGTTTGATGATCGTGGGAGTAAGCTAGACTCCCATAATTTACCACTTTTGGACATGGACTTGGATGCTGAATTTTTGGAAAATTGTGGTGCTTTTGCGCCACAACAGAAATTCCAATTTGATACTTCTACTTGTATGCCTTTGCCCATTATTGATGAAATTGTTTTATATTTTGTTGTGCAGGCACTCAAATTAGAACCTAAGCCTCCTTACCACTTTACGTATCCTTACTTGGGTGACGGGGAAAAGCACAAGGAATTATGGGAGGTTCAAAGCGATAAGGTGAATGTAGACTCCCTTGAGTTTCACGATttgctccctctggaggagtag